A single region of the Vicia villosa cultivar HV-30 ecotype Madison, WI linkage group LG4, Vvil1.0, whole genome shotgun sequence genome encodes:
- the LOC131596800 gene encoding uncharacterized protein LOC131596800: protein MAGRGGRNDDAIAETLGMIVGVLRGNANGAGIGANRQLAEFQRNYPPLFKDTHNPNGVQKWLKEIERIFQVIDCAENVNVRAELDSYSIAITWAIFKREFLRKYFPKDVQGRKEIEFLELKQGSMTVPEYASKFVELAKYYVHYKNDEAGEFSKIFEEDNLRMKSSYSRELVDKKGKKPVDRGKPYGKGNPRAGDGKRPSGGDYGAFVRCYNCGKVGHRRNECKAEQKTCFKCGKVGHVAADCKMKTTVIFPKEASVEDLAMTARQVGEAVKDGAAVFMLFASMEMKGKSVSSELPVVCDFPEVFSEDVRELPPEREVEFAIELIPGTNDILIYSKNEEEHADHLRVVLELLKENKLYAKLSKCEFWLSEVTTENLKKDFRS, encoded by the exons ATGGcaggaagaggtggaagaaatgatgatgcgaTCGCTGAGACTCTAGGTATGATTGTTGGCGTGCTGAGAGGAAATGCCAATGGTGCTGGGATTGGTGCGAACAGGCAATTGGCAGAATTTCAGAGGAActatcctccattgttcaaagacACTCACAACCCTAATGGTgttcagaagtggctgaaggaaattgaaagaatCTTTCaagtgatcgattgtgcagagAATGTGAATGTGAG AGCTGAATTGGATTCTTACAGTATAGCAATTACTTGGGCCATATTtaagagggaatttctgaggaagtactttcctaaAGATGTTCAGGGAAGGAAGGAAATTGAGTTTTTGGAATTGAAACAAGGTAGTATGACGGTGCCGGAGTATGCTTCCAAATTTGTTGAGTTGGCTAAGTACTACGTGCACTACAAAAATGATGAAGCtggtgaattctcaaa AATCTTTGAGGAGGATAACCTTAGGATGAAGTCATCttactctcgcgagttggttgacaagaaggGTAAGAAACCTGTGGatcgaggtaagccatatggtaaaggAAATCCAAGAGCTGGTGAtgggaaaaggcctagtgggggagattatGGGGCTTTTGTTAGATGCTATAATTGTGGCAAAGtcggacatcgtaggaatgagtgtaagGCTGAACAGAAaacgtgcttcaagtgtggtaaagTGGGTCATGTTGCTGCTGACTGTAAGATGAAGACT acggttatttttcctaaAGAGGCTAGTGTCGAGGACTTAGCGATGACTGCGAGACAAGTGGGTGAGGCGGTTAaagacggggcagccgtgtttatgttatttgcatcAATGGAGATGAAGGGAAAATCAGTGAGTAGTGAATTGCCAGTGGTGTGTGATTTTCCGGAAGTTTTttcagaagatgttagagagttgccgcctgagagagaagtggaattcGCTATCgagttgattcctggaacta atgatattcttATATATtccaagaatgaagaagagcacgCAGATCATCTTAGAGTTGTGTTGGAATTATTGAAAGAGAATAAGCTTTATGCTAAGCtatcaaagtgtgagttctggttaagtgaa gttactacagaaaattTAAAGAAGGATTTTAGaagttag